In a genomic window of Rhododendron vialii isolate Sample 1 chromosome 12a, ASM3025357v1:
- the LOC131309989 gene encoding LOW QUALITY PROTEIN: (R,S)-reticuline 7-O-methyltransferase-like (The sequence of the model RefSeq protein was modified relative to this genomic sequence to represent the inferred CDS: inserted 1 base in 1 codon; substituted 3 bases at 3 genomic stop codons) — MEKEARADPNALLEGQAEIWLCIFSVVETMALKGVVELCIAEIIHSHARPITLSXIASDIGSPSLDLSSLARIMKLLVHMKVFDADSKSGCKETLYSLNASSKWLLYDNELSLAPFVSMIDHTPISTMNFLSQCVKEGGSDFQKAHGVXFXDFVSLDPEFQKNFCYSMEFTSRISMKAMLTEYKDGFDSIGSLVDVRGGSGFAMAEVVKAHPHIKGTNFDLPHIVDTTPVYLGVAHVGGDMFESIPRADVILMKRILHGWSDEDCIRILRKCQKAIPKKAGKVFILDVVLQLGGDGLFNEVGMIFDILMLAQCXGGKERSEIEWKRVLEGGAFPRYKIIKVPAIESIIEAYPE; from the exons ATGGAGAAAGAGGCTCGAGCAGACCCAAATGCTCTGCTAGAAGGCCAAGCAGAAATATGGTTGTGCATATTTTCTGTTGTTGAGACCATGGCTTTGAAAGGTGTTGTGGAGCTCTGCATAGCCGAGATTATCCACTCCCACGCTAGACCCATCACCTTGTCATAAATTGCCAGTGATATTGGCTCTCCATCTTTAGACCTCTCGTCCCTGGCTCGCATAATGAAATTACTCGTCCATATGAAGGTTTTTGATGCAGATTCTAAATCCGGTTGCAAAGAGACTCTTTACAGCCTGAATGCCTCCTCCAAATGGTTGTTATATGACAACGAGCTAAGCCTAGCACCTTTTGTGTCCATGATTGATCACACACCAATTTCTACCATGAATTTCCTTAGCCAGTGTGTGAAAGAGGGTGGCAGTGACTTCCAGAAGGCTCATGGCGTCTAGTTTTAGGATTTTGTATCTTTAGATCCTGAATTCCAGAAGAACTTCTGCTATAGCATGGAATTTACTTCAAGGATATCAATGAAGGCAATGCTGACAGAATATAAAGATGGGTTTGATTCCATTGGATCTTTAGTGGACGTTAGGGGAGGGTCTGGATTTGCAATGGCAGAGGTTGTGAAGGCCCATCCACATATCAAAGGAACCAACTTTGATTTGCCACACATTGTTGACACTACACCAGTGTACCTAGGGGTAGCTCATGTTGGAGGTGACATGTTTGAGTCCATTCCTCGTGCAGATGTGATTCTCATGAAG CGGATCTTGCACGGTTGGAGTGATGAAGATTGTATCAGGATTTTAAGAAAATGTCAAAAAGCAATTCCAAAGAAAGCGGGGAAGGTTTTCATCCTTGATGTGGTTCTGCAGCTTGGGGGTGATGGCTTGTTTAATGAGGTAGGCATGATTTTCGATATTCTAATGTTGGCTCAGT TTGGGGGGAAGGAGAGGTCAGAGATCGAGTGGAAAAGGGTATTGGAAGGAGGAGCGTTTCCGCGCTACAAAATTATAAAGGTTCCTGCAATAGAGTCAATCATTGAGGCCTATCCTGAGTGA
- the LOC131309535 gene encoding uncharacterized protein LOC131309535 — translation MSSSQSLRPSTAQGARFDDKPMWNHVQVKGHLLRLPHHNVEGCLSISDQVLEAIRKEHEAAEAKKAQLALNARKKAECITIPEGSDLLRQKKRKGMATGGALTDAFNVAQRDVADKDCARMFYASGLAFNLARSPYFRKYSLTLANSRLAGYIPPSYNRLRTTLLSQEKEHINRLLQPVKDTWKKRGVSLVSDGWSDRQRRSLINIMAASTGGAMFIKAIDAKDQGFRRSKCGSNVTDNALNYKAAGLTIEAKYPHVFWTPCVAHSLNLALKSICEPGEKTPQYAQCKWISDLIKQVHDIRNFVLNHSKANYIFNHYFNPKLLSVAETRFASSFIMAERLREVKTSLEKMVMDASWKTYRADGNTLAETKAREVKKCIVDDTFWDQLDYLLSFTEPIIDMLRIVDTDSPVLHLIYDMWDTMIENVKKRIFEQEGEDMEFGKSDFFDVVHQILESRWNKSNTPLHCMAHSLVPKYYCDAWLNSGGIGVARISPHEDHEVSLNRSKCFKRLFPNESDLRKAYSEYGAFSSGSDYFSHARVIDSRMFEEPISWWANHGASTPLLQALAFKLLSQPASSSCCERNWSTYSVIQSVKRNRLATSRAEDLVFVHCNLRLLSRKSEEYTVGSSKYWDISIGDQFDREGQEVAELAQLSLDEPELEKLTF, via the exons ATGTCTTCATCCCAATCTTTGCGTCCATCAACAGCTCAAGGAGCTAGATTTGATGATAAGCCTATGTGGAATCATGTCCAG GTGAAAGGCCACCTGTTGAGGCTTCCTCACCATAATGTTGAAGGTTGCTTATCCATAAGTGATCAAGTGCTTGAAGCTATAAGGAAGGAGCATGAAGCAGCTGAAGCTAAAAAGGCTCAACTAGCCCTAAATGCAAGGAAAAAAGCAGAGTGCATCACCATCCCAGAAGGTTCTGACCTTCTCCGGCAGAAAAAACGCAAGGGAATGGCCACCGGAGGTGCTTTAACTGATGCGTTCAATGTTGCGCAGAGAGATGTTGCTGACAAAGATTGTGCACGAATGTTCTATGCTAGTGGATTGGCATTTAATCTTGCAAGATCCCCCTATTTTCGAAAGTACTCACTGACCCTTGCAAATAGCAG GTTAGCCGGATACATTCCTCCTTCATACAATAGGTTGCGTACCACTTTGCTTTCCCAGGAAAAAGAGCATATCAACAGGTTGTTACAGCCAGTGAAAGATACATGGAAGAAGAGAGGTGTTTCATTGGTCTCCGATGGGTGGTCTGATAGGCAGCGCAGGTCTTTGATTAACATAATGGCAGCATCTACTGGGGGAGCTATGTTTATAAAAGCCATTGATGCGA AGGATCAAGGATTTAGGAGAAGCAAATGTGGTTCAAATGTGACAGACAATGCCTTAAACTACAAGGCTGCTGGGTTAACTATTGAAGCCAAATACCCACATGTATTTTGGACTCCATGCGTTGCGCATAGTCTCAACTTGGCCTTGAAGAGCATCTGTGAGCCAGGAGAAAAAACACCTCAATATGCCCAATGTAAGTGGATTTCAGATTTGATAAAGCAAGTGCATGATATTCGTAATTTTGTTCTCAACCATAGCAAGGCAAATTACATCTTCAATCACTACTTTAATCCGAAACTGCTAAGTGTAGCAGAAACTAGATTTGCCTCTAGTTTTATCATGGCTGAACGCTTAAGGGAAGTTAAGACATCTCTCGAAAAAATGGTGATGGATGCAAGCTGGAAAACCTATAGGGCAGATGGAAACACTTTAGCTGAAACTAAAGCTCGTGAGGTGAAAAAATGCATTGTTGATGACACATTTTGGGATCAGTTAGATTATCTTTTAAGTTTCACCGAACCAATCATTGACATGTTGAGGATAGTTGACACAGACTCTCCCGTTTTGCATCTCATATATGATATGTGGGATACAATGATTGAGAATGTGAAAAAGAGGATATTTGAACAAGAAGGAGAAGACATGGAGTTTGGTAAATCTGACTTTTTCGATGTTGTGCACCAAATTTTAGAGAGTAGGTGGAACAAAAGTAATACCCCTCTACATTGTATGGCTCATTCATTGGTCCCAAAGTATTATTGTGATGCTTGGCTGAATAGTGGAGGTATTGGTGTTGCACGGATCTCTCCACATGAGGATCACGAGGTCTCCCTAAATAGAAGCAAATGTTTCAAAAGGCTTTTTCCTAATGAATCTGACTTGCGAAAGGCTTATTCAGAATATGGAGCATTTTCTAGTGGGTCTGATTATTTTAGCCACGCTCGTGTTATCGATTCCCGAATGTTTGAGGAACCTATTTCATGGTGGGCCAATCATGGGGCTTCAACCCCATTGCTACAAGCCTTGGCCTTCAAATTGCTTTCGCAGCCCGCATCTTCCTCTTGCTGTGAGAGGAATTGGAGCACATATTCTGTGATTCAAAGTGTGAAGAGAAACCGGCTAGCAACAAGTCGAGCTGAAGACCTAGTCTTTGTGCATTGCAATCTCCGCCTTCTCTCAAGGAAGAGCGAGGAGTACACAGTAGGTTCTTCGAAATATTGGGACATAAGTAT TGGAGATCAGTTTGATAGAGAAGGACAAGAGGTGGCAGAGCTTGCACAACTTTCCCTTGATGAACCAGAGTTGGAGAAGTTGACTTTTTAG